Proteins found in one Miscanthus floridulus cultivar M001 chromosome 4, ASM1932011v1, whole genome shotgun sequence genomic segment:
- the LOC136549585 gene encoding alcohol-forming fatty acyl-CoA reductase-like isoform X2, with amino-acid sequence MMHDSMDAATIVAYFKGKSILITGSTGFLGKILVEKILRVQPDAKKMYLLVRGTDAALSAKQRVQEEVIGTELFGKLREKHGDGFQQFMQEKIVALAGDITYDNLGLEAPTLEALAKDIDIIVNIAATTNFYERYDVSLDVNVMGVKHLCQFAQQCANLKMFMHVSTAYVCGDRDGLILEKPIQPGESLQQGRYIDIDAELQLVREAKNGLMDVASNSEQKTTERKAMKELGLQRARHFGWSNTYVFTKAMGEMLLEQLRGDKPVVVMRPSIITSVRADPLPGWMQNTRTIDTFIIGYAKQNLPCFLADLSVVMDVIPGDMVTNAMIAAVVAHSEDRSPAAVPVYHVTSSLRNPVTYSVLYESILRHFYQNPRVGKDGKIIPTREIRFFSTTAQFHLYMMLTFKLPLKILQLVNLLLCGFFSRIYNDLNRKYKFVVHLVDVYGPFAFFNGCFEDMNMEQLRLTMAMKTPEDHMFNFDTKTIDWDDYFTRIHIPGVLKYLGK; translated from the exons ATGATGCACGATAGCATGGACGCGGCGACGATCGTAGCGTATTTCAAGGGCAAGAGCATCCTCATCACTGGATCCACTGGCTTTCTTGGCAAGA TTCTTGTGGAGAAGATACTCCGGGTGCAGCCTGATGCCAAGAAGATGTACCTTCTTGTACGAGGGACGGACGCCGCGTTATCTGCAAAGCAACGCGTCCAAGAAGAG GTGATTGGCACCGAGCTGTTCGGCAAGCTGAGAGAGAAGCATGGCGACGGCTTCCAGCAGTTCATGCAGGAGAAGATTGTTGCCTTGGCTGGGGACATCACCTACGACAACTTGGGACTGGAGGCTCCTACTCTGGAGGCTCTGGCCAAGGACATAGACATCATTGTGAACATCGCGGCAACCACCAACTTCTACGAAAG ATATGATGTCTCGTTGGACGTGAACGTGATGGGGGTGAAGCACCTCTGCCAGTTCGCCCAGCAGTGCGCCAACCTGAAGATGTTCATGCATGTCTCCACTG CTTATGTCTGCGGTGACAGGGACGGGCTCATCCTGGAGAAGCCCATCCAGCCCGGTGAGTCGCTGCAGCAGGGAAGGTACATCGACATCGACGCCGAACTGCAGCTCGTCAGAGAAGCCAAGAATGGGCTTATGGACGTCGCCAGCAACAGCGAGCAGAAGACGACGGAAAGGAAGGCCATGAAGGAGCTGGGCCTCCAGAGGGCTCGCCACTTTGGGTGGTCCAACACGTACGTCTTCACCAAAGCCATGGGGGAGATGCTCCTGGAGCAGCTCCGGGGGGACAAGCCCGTGGTGGTCATGCGTCCCAGCATCATCACCAGCGTCCGGGCGGACCCATTGCCAGGGTGGATGCAGAACACGCGCACCATCGACACTTTCATCATCGGCTACGCCAAGCAGAACCTCCCATGCTTCCTCGCAGACCTCAGCGTGGTCATGGATGTCATACCGGGGGACATGGTGACCAACGCGATGATAGCGGCCGTGGTGGCGCACTCGGAGGACAGGTCCCCGGCGGCGGTGCCGGTGTACCACGTCACCTCCTCTCTGCGCAACCCGGTCACCTACTCCGTCCTGTACGAATCTATCCTCCGTCACTTCTACCAGAATCCGCGCGTGGGGAAGGATGGCAAGATCATTCCCACCAGGGAGATACGCTTCTTCTCCACTACCGCGCAGTTCCATCTCTACATGATGCTCACCTTCAAGCTGCCTCTAAAG ATTCTCCAGTTGGTGAATCTGCTGCTTTGTGGATTTTTCTCGCGGATCTACAACGACCTCAACCGCAAGTATAAATTTGTGGTGCATCTTGTTGACGTCTATGGACCCTTCGCCTTCTTCAATGGATG CTTTGAAGACATGAACATGGAGCAGTTGAGGCTGACGATGGCGATGAAGACTCCTGAAGATCACATGTTCAATTTCGACACTAAGACCATCGACTGGGACGATTACTTCACTAGAATCCACATCCCTGGTGTTCTCAAGTATCTGGGCAAGTGA
- the LOC136549585 gene encoding alcohol-forming fatty acyl-CoA reductase-like isoform X1, translating into MMHDSMDAATIVAYFKGKSILITGSTGFLGKILVEKILRVQPDAKKMYLLVRGTDAALSAKQRVQEEVIGTELFGKLREKHGDGFQQFMQEKIVALAGDITYDNLGLEAPTLEALAKDIDIIVNIAATTNFYERLPYFDDMRRYDVSLDVNVMGVKHLCQFAQQCANLKMFMHVSTAYVCGDRDGLILEKPIQPGESLQQGRYIDIDAELQLVREAKNGLMDVASNSEQKTTERKAMKELGLQRARHFGWSNTYVFTKAMGEMLLEQLRGDKPVVVMRPSIITSVRADPLPGWMQNTRTIDTFIIGYAKQNLPCFLADLSVVMDVIPGDMVTNAMIAAVVAHSEDRSPAAVPVYHVTSSLRNPVTYSVLYESILRHFYQNPRVGKDGKIIPTREIRFFSTTAQFHLYMMLTFKLPLKILQLVNLLLCGFFSRIYNDLNRKYKFVVHLVDVYGPFAFFNGCFEDMNMEQLRLTMAMKTPEDHMFNFDTKTIDWDDYFTRIHIPGVLKYLGK; encoded by the exons ATGATGCACGATAGCATGGACGCGGCGACGATCGTAGCGTATTTCAAGGGCAAGAGCATCCTCATCACTGGATCCACTGGCTTTCTTGGCAAGA TTCTTGTGGAGAAGATACTCCGGGTGCAGCCTGATGCCAAGAAGATGTACCTTCTTGTACGAGGGACGGACGCCGCGTTATCTGCAAAGCAACGCGTCCAAGAAGAG GTGATTGGCACCGAGCTGTTCGGCAAGCTGAGAGAGAAGCATGGCGACGGCTTCCAGCAGTTCATGCAGGAGAAGATTGTTGCCTTGGCTGGGGACATCACCTACGACAACTTGGGACTGGAGGCTCCTACTCTGGAGGCTCTGGCCAAGGACATAGACATCATTGTGAACATCGCGGCAACCACCAACTTCTACGAAAG GTTACCGTATTTTGATGACATGCGTAGATATGATGTCTCGTTGGACGTGAACGTGATGGGGGTGAAGCACCTCTGCCAGTTCGCCCAGCAGTGCGCCAACCTGAAGATGTTCATGCATGTCTCCACTG CTTATGTCTGCGGTGACAGGGACGGGCTCATCCTGGAGAAGCCCATCCAGCCCGGTGAGTCGCTGCAGCAGGGAAGGTACATCGACATCGACGCCGAACTGCAGCTCGTCAGAGAAGCCAAGAATGGGCTTATGGACGTCGCCAGCAACAGCGAGCAGAAGACGACGGAAAGGAAGGCCATGAAGGAGCTGGGCCTCCAGAGGGCTCGCCACTTTGGGTGGTCCAACACGTACGTCTTCACCAAAGCCATGGGGGAGATGCTCCTGGAGCAGCTCCGGGGGGACAAGCCCGTGGTGGTCATGCGTCCCAGCATCATCACCAGCGTCCGGGCGGACCCATTGCCAGGGTGGATGCAGAACACGCGCACCATCGACACTTTCATCATCGGCTACGCCAAGCAGAACCTCCCATGCTTCCTCGCAGACCTCAGCGTGGTCATGGATGTCATACCGGGGGACATGGTGACCAACGCGATGATAGCGGCCGTGGTGGCGCACTCGGAGGACAGGTCCCCGGCGGCGGTGCCGGTGTACCACGTCACCTCCTCTCTGCGCAACCCGGTCACCTACTCCGTCCTGTACGAATCTATCCTCCGTCACTTCTACCAGAATCCGCGCGTGGGGAAGGATGGCAAGATCATTCCCACCAGGGAGATACGCTTCTTCTCCACTACCGCGCAGTTCCATCTCTACATGATGCTCACCTTCAAGCTGCCTCTAAAG ATTCTCCAGTTGGTGAATCTGCTGCTTTGTGGATTTTTCTCGCGGATCTACAACGACCTCAACCGCAAGTATAAATTTGTGGTGCATCTTGTTGACGTCTATGGACCCTTCGCCTTCTTCAATGGATG CTTTGAAGACATGAACATGGAGCAGTTGAGGCTGACGATGGCGATGAAGACTCCTGAAGATCACATGTTCAATTTCGACACTAAGACCATCGACTGGGACGATTACTTCACTAGAATCCACATCCCTGGTGTTCTCAAGTATCTGGGCAAGTGA
- the LOC136549585 gene encoding fatty acyl-CoA reductase 1-like isoform X3, which yields MMHDSMDAATIVAYFKGKSILITGSTGFLGKILVEKILRVQPDAKKMYLLVRGTDAALSAKQRVQEEVIGTELFGKLREKHGDGFQQFMQEKIVALAGDITYDNLGLEAPTLEALAKDIDIIVNIAATTNFYERLPYFDDMRRYDVSLDVNVMGVKHLCQFAQQCANLKMFMHVSTAYVCGDRDGLILEKPIQPGESLQQGRYIDIDAELQLVREAKNGLMDVASNSEQKTTERKAMKELGLQRARHFGWSNTYVFTKAMGEMLLEQLRGDKPVVVMRPSIITSVRADPLPGWMQNTRTIDTFIIGYAKQNLPCFLADLSVVMDVIPGDMVTNAMIAAVVAHSEDRSPAAVPVYHVTSSLRNPVTYSVLYESILRHFYQNPRVGKDGKIIPTREIRFFSTTAQFHLYMMLTFKLPLKL from the exons ATGATGCACGATAGCATGGACGCGGCGACGATCGTAGCGTATTTCAAGGGCAAGAGCATCCTCATCACTGGATCCACTGGCTTTCTTGGCAAGA TTCTTGTGGAGAAGATACTCCGGGTGCAGCCTGATGCCAAGAAGATGTACCTTCTTGTACGAGGGACGGACGCCGCGTTATCTGCAAAGCAACGCGTCCAAGAAGAG GTGATTGGCACCGAGCTGTTCGGCAAGCTGAGAGAGAAGCATGGCGACGGCTTCCAGCAGTTCATGCAGGAGAAGATTGTTGCCTTGGCTGGGGACATCACCTACGACAACTTGGGACTGGAGGCTCCTACTCTGGAGGCTCTGGCCAAGGACATAGACATCATTGTGAACATCGCGGCAACCACCAACTTCTACGAAAG GTTACCGTATTTTGATGACATGCGTAGATATGATGTCTCGTTGGACGTGAACGTGATGGGGGTGAAGCACCTCTGCCAGTTCGCCCAGCAGTGCGCCAACCTGAAGATGTTCATGCATGTCTCCACTG CTTATGTCTGCGGTGACAGGGACGGGCTCATCCTGGAGAAGCCCATCCAGCCCGGTGAGTCGCTGCAGCAGGGAAGGTACATCGACATCGACGCCGAACTGCAGCTCGTCAGAGAAGCCAAGAATGGGCTTATGGACGTCGCCAGCAACAGCGAGCAGAAGACGACGGAAAGGAAGGCCATGAAGGAGCTGGGCCTCCAGAGGGCTCGCCACTTTGGGTGGTCCAACACGTACGTCTTCACCAAAGCCATGGGGGAGATGCTCCTGGAGCAGCTCCGGGGGGACAAGCCCGTGGTGGTCATGCGTCCCAGCATCATCACCAGCGTCCGGGCGGACCCATTGCCAGGGTGGATGCAGAACACGCGCACCATCGACACTTTCATCATCGGCTACGCCAAGCAGAACCTCCCATGCTTCCTCGCAGACCTCAGCGTGGTCATGGATGTCATACCGGGGGACATGGTGACCAACGCGATGATAGCGGCCGTGGTGGCGCACTCGGAGGACAGGTCCCCGGCGGCGGTGCCGGTGTACCACGTCACCTCCTCTCTGCGCAACCCGGTCACCTACTCCGTCCTGTACGAATCTATCCTCCGTCACTTCTACCAGAATCCGCGCGTGGGGAAGGATGGCAAGATCATTCCCACCAGGGAGATACGCTTCTTCTCCACTACCGCGCAGTTCCATCTCTACATGATGCTCACCTTCAAGCTGCCTCTAAAG CTTTGA